The genomic stretch GAAAAGGTGTTTCCACTGCCCTCCAGTGGCACGTGTGGGGAAATACAACAACTGTAACACCTTTGTGACATTGTCAAGTTATACAAATCACTATTACTGGAATAATAATATAGGTAACacttataataaaacaaaactgatcCAAACACATTGTGATcccttcagtttttaaaaaatataaaaaatataacaatcAAATAAAGATGTAAGCAAAACAACTAACAAATACAGTATCCAATGTCTTCTAGTATGTAGTAGTCGAAATACTATTGCTTTCTTCAGTGAAcaccaaaaatacacacactatattgccaaaagtatttgcttgtctcctgcacacgcatatgaacttgagtggcatcccattctaGGGTtaaatatgatgtcagcccaccctttgcagctataacagcttcaactcttctgggaaggctttccacagtgtgtttatgggaatttttgatcattcttccagaagagcatttgtaagttcagacactgatgttggatgagaaggcctggctcacagccatggaaacccattccatgaagctctgtacacactgttcttgaactCATCTAAAGGCTGAAGGCCACACgcagtttggaggtctgtagcgactgtCCCTGCAGacagttggtgacctctgtgcactatgtgcctcagcttAAGCTGagcccactctgtgattttacgtggcgtacagcttcgtggctgagttgctgtcgttcccaattgcttccactttgttataataccattGACCAGTTGACTgtagaatatttagtagcgaggaaatttcacgactggacttgttgcacaggtggcatcctatcacggtaccacgctggaattcattgagctcctgagagcgacccattcttttacacatgtttgtagaagcagtctgcatgcctaggtgcttgactTTATACTCCTGTGGCcacggaagtgattggaacacctgaattcagtgattttggtgGGTGAGTGTGACCGCTGTTGTTCCGAAGAGTGCACTTCAGCGCCGCCCACTGCCCTCCAGACGAACTACAACATAATACTAAAGCGTGTCCACTAGACGTCGCTGTTGATCATAGAGCAGCTTGAAACACCAACGAGGAAGCAAGGGGTCCCGGATGAGCGGTACAAAGGGAGGAAACGCGCCTGCGCTCGCTCTTTTCTCCCTCAGCTAACCACGTTAGTTGTTCCCTTTCCTGGCTCACCGCTGTTCGCTTGAATTTCTTCCGAATAAGTCGGTCAGGAATATTCGCAATGGTACGTGCTGTTTGAATATGTCAGCGAGTAACTAGTATGTAGCTGGTTTTTGCTAATGTTTTGGTAATTTGTGGAGTAATTTGCTCTCAGAGTTGTACGGAGTGTCGCGGCTAATGGCGCTGTAGTCGAAGTATTTCCAAGCGGACTGTAAATGTACAGTCCGCTTGGAAATAATAGAAGCAAGTTATGACAGAGCCTCTCTCCTGTCTGTTTAAAGTACAGTTCACACGTCTCACTGTGACAGGAGACTCGTTTAGCTAAAGTCCAAGCTTTCTCTTGACTCACGTGTTTTGGGGATATTACAGTTAAATAAAGAAACTGATTTATGGCCAGTTGTTACTGACTGTAAATCAGTTATATCACACCTGTAATTATCCTTTGTATTTCACTTGTGTTACTTTTGGGTGCTTATGCCCAGGCCTCCAGGTTATTGTGCTATAACCTGAACTAGTATTTGCAGCACGTACTCTGGAGATCTTGCCAAATTTGTGTTTTAGGAGTTGTCAGTTTGACTGTAAGTCATGCCGTGTAATCCTCTGAGCTGCAGTATCAGATGTTTTGAGTAACTGCTGTTTCTTCCTCACATACAGGCTTTTAAAGATACCGGTAAGGCACCTGTTGAGACAGAGGTTGCAATCCACCGCATCCGCATCACCCTCACCAGCCGTAACGTCAAATCTCTGGAGAAGGGTAATTAAGCTCAAATAATTTCATGCTGTGAGTTAAATGATGACCTGAGCTATGAGGACAAAAATCAGACTGATGAACCCTGATTTATGTATACGCTATTCTGAGCCATGGCTTGAAAAGTGTTGTCTGGGAAGTGATGGTAGCCTGTGTTTtcaaaagtgttttatttctgatcTGCAGTCTGCGCAGACCTGATCCGTGGGGCTAAGGAGAAGAACCTGAAGGTGAAGGGACCGGTCCGCATGCCAACTAAGGTACTGAATTTAATGCATTGGAATTAATATTGGTTTGCTAGATAGGCTATCCTAGGTGCTTTATAAGTTAAAACTAAAATCGGTTTCTCTGCCTCCCTCCAGACTCTGCGTATCACCACCAGAAAGACTCCCTGTGGTGAAGGGTCTAAAACCTGGGATCGCTTCCAGATGAGGATTCACAAGCGTCTGATTGATCTGCACAGCCCTTCTGAAATCGTCAAGCAGATCACCTCCATCAGCATCGAACCAGGTGTCGAGGTCGAAGTTACCATCGCAGATGCATAAATGATTTTTCAATAAAGAAACTAACAAGGAAAATGTGACGTGGTGTTATTTGGGCTTCTGTTGGTGATGTTTGAAAGAGAAATCCCTTTTAGTCTCACCATGGGGAAATTCAGTTTGGATTAGATCTAGATAGTGAATTTCCCAAATCTGCCTACAGGTacaaaaaatgcagtttgaaCCTGAAAGGGCAATTATGCAAGCTCACTAAGTGGCTCTAGTTTCAAAAGCAATATTTATAAATTTACTTTGACACAATCCGTTTTAATGAAATGCTTTTATGTATTGCAAAATATATTagtgtttatgcatttatttcataGCATACCTGTCTCTTGGGGTCATTTCCACAACACTGCAAAATGTGATttctaggtttttttttttgtttgttttttttttttttttttttaaagggtttgTGTACTGGGTGACCACAGCAATAATCGCATTACATTGGAGCACATGGCTGGAGGATAGAGGGCCATGACGAGAACCGGAAATGATTCCAGTGACATAAATGCTTTTGAATTGGCTTATATCACTGAAAAACATTGTATGAGATGAGAAATACTTGGGGAAATTTTGTTTCAACAGTTGAGAAGATGAGATAATACATTATCTGGCAGCTGATTCTCTGACAGACATTATGAAAGATTTCCTGTATCTGTCCTTGTGTCAGCAGAGCTGAATCAGACTGATGAGATGCCCCACTACCTGTTcaatgaaaaattaaacattaaacaatgTAGGAAACTTCCAGCTGCATAAAATCTCATTATAGTTCAAACCTGCAGCAGAGCCTGCATGCTGTGGCTTCTTAAAGCAGCAGGGGGCAGTATTTCTTAGTAATTCTTCAGTCAGGCTCAGGATAGGCTCCGTGTGCGACCGTGTCCTCACTGTTACAAAACTCGTATTTCTCATTCCTCTGTAACAGTTaagttgtttttctctttttttgttgccACTGATTCCATGGTAACACACACAtttggtgtttgtgtgaaaCAGTCTAACTTGTATTAGGCTGActgatgagcaaaaaaaaaaaaagactggtctAGTTCTACAGATAATGCTTGTGAAACTGGCTGCAGATCTAAAACCAAATGAACGGTGAGAGGTTTTGGACTGATGTCTTAGCGCTCCCATCGCCAAAATCAAACCCCTAATAAAGTATATTTTGGAAGAATCAGTGCCAAGGCAGATAGAAGCTGTTCTTGTGACCCAGCAACTTAATTACTTTATGTGCCACCTATTTGTACTGTGACACAGTCATCAAATAAGAATCTGATACACAGGGACCTCCATACCTGTGCATCAGATTGGCCATACCTGTTGATTTGCTTGAGTTCACGTCTGCTTCCAATTAGAAGTGATTAGAACCTTTCCCTGACTCTCAGTGGAGGAAAACCAGCAGATCTACTGGCTCTTGTTAAGGTGCAGTAAGTTATTTCAAGGTTAAGGTAGTCAAAATCTGTTAAATCAGTATATCTTGTGCATCAGttgaacaaataaaacaaaaattttatcattattattttagctGATTTACCTCAAGATGAGTGCAGTTGCTGAAATGACTGAGGAAGACAGTGTTTGTATGCAGTCTGTTGACATGGACTTGACTTGTGATGTTCCCTCTGGCAACACTTCATTCCAGCAGGTaatatttgcttgtttttaatatatttgttttaattaaataatattaatatcagTTCTTACTTGGGGTGTCTGCCACAGAAAGGTTAGGGGGGAATGTGTTTGTTGGCTTTAAGCTTTCTGGAAATTCGTGTCATAAGGTTTAAACGCCGTGTAGCGTTTGgctttattttctattaatacaaaatgtttaaaataagaaaaaagccCTAAATCTTTCCTTCTGTAAAAAAGGCTGACATTAAATTTTCTTGGGCTAATTCTGACCAATCACAACAGCCATCTTCAGACTGACCAATACCTTTACTCTGAGCCATGAACAAACTTTAACTTTATTTGCGACCTGTACTGGTGTGGATGGCTACGAATGAGTATTAGAgctacattaaaagaaaaaaattaaattgtgcattttgagaataagtCAAACATCCACGCCACGTGTGCTGTACCCTCACCAGTGTCTTCtagatgagttagtgaaacgATACTTCAGAATCGGTtatagtaacaaggaaattatttctcttttagtacataaacacgatgtagtgataagtatgaggacgttaaagagatGGTGCggaaagctggaaaaaaaacacagaaaatcgATGGTTGCACCTTTGTGCAGCATAGAGGGGATATGCTGAATCACAAGACTCAATAAGATAGCTGATTGAGttgtttcactaactcatctacccaaggcattttgtagcgGGTATAGCAGCCGTGGCAGGTGTTGAACTAAATGGCAACTTTAatctcaaaatagtattttgactttattctcaaaattttgactttattctcaaaatgcacaatttaaaaacatttttcttaaagtgGCTGTAAAACTCCTTTGTAGATGTCAATTCTTGTAACATGGCTGTAATGTTTTACTCAGTCTGATGCTTTGGACCTTCAACCTTTCTTGTCCTGTTTGAGATATTTACAccagaataaaaaagaaaaaaaatgtaaaaaaaaaaaaaaaaattgtcaaaagAATTTTTAAGACATTGCGTCCCGTCCCCAGTTTCTGCTctgatttgtcttttttctgctgTCAGACTGAGACGCCTGGTGTAGCCGAACCGCAGACGATGCGGGTTTATCTCAGAGTGAGGCCTTTCTCTAAAGAGGAACTCTCTGACGATGAGGATCAGGTACTCAAACATTTAATGATCTGTCTCATACCAGGGTTACCAATGAAGAATTAAAATATCACTGTGTAATACTCCTTTCTTATTTCTGCATGTGTTCTCGCTCACCTGCCCATAATTTACATACATTCACAAAATATCCACCAAGATAAGGGACTGGATGAAAACTTTGTATTTAAACAGAAAGAGAGCTCCATATCCCTGCTTGGATTAGATGATCTTGTAGCCTAATATTTAAGAGctttcattcaaaataaaaccaatgTAAAGAGCATCTGAGCTGAGacataaatgcagcttttccaCCAGCATAGCAGCACTGATGCTACTTCTGACCTGGTGCCTGGTTAAGAGCTGGATTAGATTTTCAGACTAGATTTCCAAAGGTTTGCTTTGCTGtcaactgtttcttttcatttaagcTACTCTTCCTCGCCCTCTTCCTCAGGGTTGTGTTGTGATTGAGAGCAGCCAGACGGTGATGCTGAATGCACCCAAAGGTTCTGCCACCATGAAGAGCAGTGAGAAAGGAATTGGCATGTCGCTCCGCAAATTTTCCTTCTCACAGGTCAGCAATGTTTGAAATGACCTTTTTGCCCTTTTTATGCCAAGTATGTGCAATAATTATCTTTCTGCTTGCTTTTAGATTTTCGGACCAGAGACGACACAGGCTGAGCTGTTTGAGAACACGGTCAAAAGCCAAATGAGTGACTTTCTGGATGGGAAAAATGCATTAATATTCAGCTATGGTGTAACCAATGCTGGGAAAACCTTCACAATCCAAGGTACAGACAGAAGCACAATATTTCTGTGAGGTCCAAGTCATGCAGAGTTCTTCTATTAATGTTTTGAAATGGCGCAGGAACACCAAAAGAGCCGGGAATACTGCCTCGAGTGCTGGAAATCACCTTTCAATACACTGAAGGACGTCAGTATCAGGGAATGGACCTGAAACCCTACCTCAGGAATGATGTGCAGTCTCTGGATTTTGACCAAGTAAAGCAGGAACGAAGCAATAAAGCTGCCATATTTGCTTCAGTTAAAGAAGTAAGGACTCGGTTCTTGTACAAGTATTcctgaaaagaggaaataaCTGGAATGAATCACATGTtgcatgcaaatgtgttttctcTGGTCCAGGAGTGTGAGCCTCTCAAAGTCAGTATTTCTCTAGAGTCGTCTTCAGCCGCCTGTCTTTCATCCTCTTCTTTATCCTCCAATCAGACAGGTATCGTTCACAAGAATAGTGATAAATGCtgtagattctttttttttttttttttaattatttttccttCTGTGCTCCTGCTTTAGTGTTAATCAGCAGCCCAGCAGAAGCAAATGACAGCCAGTTTGCCTTATGGGTGGCCTTCTTTGAAATCTACAATGAGTGTGTGTACGATCTACTCCAGCCATCCGTGTGCTCCAAATCCAAGAAACGTGCATCTCTCCGTGTATGTGATGACGGTGCAGGAAATGCTTATGTTAAAGGTGTGGAAGCAAACTtaccccattttttttttttttttaatgtcataaaTGTCAGCATTAACGAATTAAagaatttgttttaatttcagacCTCAGGTGGATTAACATCCAGAACCTGGGTGAAGCCTCCAAGCTGCTAAAGTTtgggaataaaaacagaagtgcTGCAGCCACAAAGATGAACCAGTCATCTAGCCGAAGGTAAACTGACTTAATCTTTTCCCTTAGTTGGTGTTAAATAATGTTCAACGCTTATACAGGCTTTCCTTACAGCCACAGCATATTTACCATGAAGTTACTGAAGATCAGTGAAGGGACAGTTGAAAGGATCTCTGAGTAAGTATCTCATTAAtattcacttttttgtttaaaaattgtgtactgtttaaaaaaaaaaaaaaaaaaaaggattttataACATTGCAAAAGTCACTGCAGCCactaacatttaaataaatctaaatCAACATTTTATCTAAATATGTGGGCACCATGGAAAATTCCCAACATACACGGATCactcaaactttatttgtaatGGCACATTTCTTGTGGGTTAGTGCAGTTTGGAGTGTTTCATAGATGACTGCGAGGTTGCTTGCAATCTGGAGAGTAAAGTTTCCCAAATTAACTATCAgtagttattattttttgtcaagTGACTTATTGCATAACACcatctttttaatgtgattttaaaaaatttgaaataattttgagtatgtatttgtataaaaatgtatcggtgttaatgtgctggaaaatcttgaaaatggaccttggaagtgcttgaatttgattCTGGAAAAGGTGTATGAGCCCTGTAAATGAGTTTGACTAAGGGAATGATATGAGGGTCTTCAACAGGAGTTACTGGGTGAAAGTCCGATTCATAGCTGAAAATAGGACACTGACGCGTCCACTGGGTGTTAGCATGATTCATAAAAGTTGCTCTTTGTCTCAGGTTCTCTCTCTGTGACCTGGCTGGCTCAGAAAGatgcaacaaaacaaagacatttgGAGAGAGGCTGAAGGAGGCGGGTAACATTAACAATTCCCTCCTCATTTTGGGAAAGTGCATCACTGCACTCCGTAACAATCAGACCGACAGGTACAGTGAGATCATTACTAGTTAACGCAAAATGCTAAaacttaaaaactgtatttcaagtaatgtgatttttgtttttgtaaaaattAACCTTAATgatgttctgcttttttttttttttttttggtgtgtgtgtgtgtgtgctttcatgctgttgtcCATAAGAATGAAGAGCAGCAACATCCCTTTCCGAGAAAGCAAGCTCACCAAGCTGTTCCAGGCTTTCTTCTGTGGCAAAGGAAGCGCATCCATGATCGTCAACATCAACCAGTGTGCTTCTACCTATGACGAGACTCTCCATGTTATGAAATTCTCAGCTGTTGCCAAACAAGTTAGCCTGAGTACAAAATGGCACAATGGTCATTATAAAGAACCTCGGTGAGCTGGAGCACTAACCCCACCTGTGCTTTCTGCAGGTGGTGCAGGTGATCCCAGACAAG from Archocentrus centrarchus isolate MPI-CPG fArcCen1 chromosome 20, fArcCen1, whole genome shotgun sequence encodes the following:
- the rps20 gene encoding small ribosomal subunit protein uS10: MAFKDTGKAPVETEVAIHRIRITLTSRNVKSLEKVCADLIRGAKEKNLKVKGPVRMPTKTLRITTRKTPCGEGSKTWDRFQMRIHKRLIDLHSPSEIVKQITSISIEPGVEVEVTIADA
- the LOC115799580 gene encoding kinesin-like protein KIF20A isoform X1; translation: MSAVAEMTEEDSVCMQSVDMDLTCDVPSGNTSFQQTETPGVAEPQTMRVYLRVRPFSKEELSDDEDQGCVVIESSQTVMLNAPKGSATMKSSEKGIGMSLRKFSFSQIFGPETTQAELFENTVKSQMSDFLDGKNALIFSYGVTNAGKTFTIQGTPKEPGILPRVLEITFQYTEGRQYQGMDLKPYLRNDVQSLDFDQVKQERSNKAAIFASVKEECEPLKVSISLESSSAACLSSSSLSSNQTVLISSPAEANDSQFALWVAFFEIYNECVYDLLQPSVCSKSKKRASLRVCDDGAGNAYVKDLRWINIQNLGEASKLLKFGNKNRSAAATKMNQSSSRSHSIFTMKLLKISEGTVERISEFSLCDLAGSERCNKTKTFGERLKEAGNINNSLLILGKCITALRNNQTDRMKSSNIPFRESKLTKLFQAFFCGKGSASMIVNINQCASTYDETLHVMKFSAVAKQVVQVIPDKALESLAPCLVGRDGKPLVRNGVIDSEALESYLSEDELLDEEEEADMSLLPQSELLNIVENLRTKLLAERRRNLVQELEIRKEMGDAMLQQLMESEELRNRQIEELKESYQEKLENTFEMYKDAMKEHAYQSAMTNLENDYVPLDEFSAEQEKVEALRRKVAELEALTSSTSGGVPAAPRVDQSSQTEPSKEAEEAGDDRYRHLYKEKCAIERMCEDKQVILSLEKRLMELNETLEKIRDGFLEKLADLEALQKTSADLTKSMEEIRCQNVEKDKEIASLKAEVVKLSQKSPVQPKTKRGLLANIREAVTSPRKGTSTRTLRKTVKTVHN
- the LOC115799580 gene encoding kinesin-like protein KIF20A isoform X2 is translated as MSAVAEMTEEDSVCMQSVDMDLTCDVPSGNTSFQQTETPGVAEPQTMRVYLRVRPFSKEELSDDEDQGCVVIESSQTVMLNAPKGSATMKSSEKGIGMSLRKFSFSQIFGPETTQAELFENTVKSQMSDFLDGKNALIFSYGVTNAGKTFTIQGTPKEPGILPRVLEITFQYTEGRQYQGMDLKPYLRNDVQSLDFDQVKQERSNKAAIFASVKEECEPLKVSISLESSSAACLSSSSLSSNQTVLISSPAEANDSQFALWVAFFEIYNECVYDLLQPSVCSKSKKRASLRVCDDGAGNAYVKDLRWINIQNLGEASKLLKFGNKNRSAAATKMNQSSSRSHSIFTMKLLKISEGTVERISEFSLCDLAGSERCNKTKTFGERLKEAGNINNSLLILGKCITALRNNQTDRMKSSNIPFRESKLTKLFQAFFCGKGSASMIVNINQCASTYDETLHVMKFSAVAKQVVQVIPDKALESLAPCLVGRDGKPLVRNGVIDSEALESYLSEDELLDEEEEADMSLLPQSELLNIVENLRTKLLAERRRNLVQELEIRKEMGDAMLQQLMESEELRNRQIEELKESYQEKLENTFEMYKDAMKEHAYQSAMTNLENDYVPLDEFSAEQEKVEALRRKVAELEALTSSTSGGVPAAPRVDQSSQTEPSKEAEEAGDDRYRHLYKEKCAIERMCEDKQVILSLEKRLMELNETLEKIRDGFLEKLADLEALQKTSADLQRQNPWKRSDAKM